The sequence CTTGAACACTTTGTTGTTGAAAAGAAAACAGCAAAGCGTTCTTGGCATTTGAATGAAATTGGGGATCCTTCGAAAACAATTTCTCTATTATGAGTTAGATTTGCgtacactttattttttttaaatctcaaTTACTGAATTCTCCGAATGTGTTGTTGTTGTCCCTTTAAAAATCACAATTAACGCAAAATTGCAGtatctcaattttaaaattactacagtaaaaatatttttaatggcAATTAAGCTAAcagtaataattaattactaccattaaatatatacttttaaagtcaattatcatattagataaaataacaattaatcaatatcgataaaaaaattattattctttatcaattttattcatatatatatatagtcgttaaatttttttttttttataatgataattaatatacCATACACGtttacaaaaattcataaaactaaaatatttacaaaCGTCATTTTTGAAGGGAAAGCAATTACTTTGAAGTAGTCATGAGTACGCTGACAAATACAagacaacataattttttaaaagaaaaatgatggaAGGTGTTACAACAAACAGAACATGtctcaatttatttattcatcCAGATGAGCTACTTCAACATTATTTTACAAATATGCTTATCGTTGGAGAATATTGTTTGgtaaattgattataaaataaagaaatcctACTTATTCAAGATCCAAGAATAAAATCTATTAATTAAACTAAGGCAggtgttattattatatattaataataatatctatAATATTAGCACTAGAATATGCCATGATGCGGTTTCCCATCACGAAGTTTCCAAGAAATGGCTCAACTTGGAAAAATTTGAGCAAAAGTACCAGGTCAGTAGACTTCTAGTACTATAGTCCCAGTCTCAtcttttgacaacttttttatttttttttccaaaattgatggataaagaaataaattattggAGATTGAAataacaacaaagtttaaatgaCGATAAATTagataacaaagaaaaatatatccccaaaacataacattttaatatgatttaacCAGTTAATctatatatgaaaaaactatactaaaaaagaaaataaaaaactatataaataataatctaCCACtaaagaaaacttttaaatcCTTAAAGAATcatattgtaaatattattatgttgtCTACACGAATAAATAATCTTTCATTTACAAACGTccaaaaacttatttttcaagAGAAATATAAGTATGGACAATTCTAATTTTAGTGATAGAAAATTAAGATAAATCCCAACAGCAACTAAACAGAAATGGTCattcaacttttattttattatactataaataattaaattaccactatttatatttattcaacTTGCTTAAGATTTTCACAAAGTACACCTtgcttttattttaaaaaaaagtctttCTCCACTTCGTAATCGTCTCGCATTTCATctacttcaattttatttttatttttttaaataaaattcatgttaCCTAAGTAAAAGGGAGTGATTGTTTAGttataaaaattgttaaaagaCTTCTCATGATAGTTACATAAAATTGAATGTTTTTTGGTTACAAGGATTGTTTAATTACTTTTATGGTATTTagctaaaataaaatagattctTATACCtttatctaataaaataaaaattaagtggcgtgCGTTTTTCTTTACTAAACAATGAAGAGAGTCAAAAAGTAATCTTGTTGAATGGTTTTCTTATTCATGGTCTTTGCCTTTTTCCTAACCAAACAACTTTTAGAAGCTGTCCCACCATAATTTTAAcggtaattgattaataataatagataaattattactaaatatatactttaaccgtaattagtattttttttaatatttttaaagtttatcCGACAGTAGatataatgataattaattaaaattaataaaaatttaacactctttattattaatgtatatttattattgttaaaaaatatttttattataatgttattatcTTAATCattaggagaaaaaaaaaaagaatagaagCCAAAACTAGTCGTCAATATGAAAACATGCTTTGCAATTGAATGACGAAAATCTATATAAAagactttgttttattttctttctattatttgttttagtttAAGATAATATATTCTAGTCTTATCTAGTATATTTacaaatttatttcaatattcGATATTTTCACAGCATGCATCTTTTGAATATGTACACTCAATTTCATATAATTAGGACGGTTTAACTACCACTCTATAATTTAAGACTAGCAAATATTTGACTGCTCGATCAGAAACACTTTTATCCAATCAACTACTTGCTAAGAGTTTGggacaaaatataattaaaaaaatgaatgagttATTCTTTATAAcgtatttcaattttcttcataatttgagaaatatgtcaaaaattattttcttactaTGCTAGGCAAGACTTATACCACTTATGGTCAATCCATCGATTTATTTATAAGCTTGCTATATTTCTTGGAGAAAAAGTATAAGAAGTATGAACTCTCAATGTTTGTATACAAATTTTACACACTACAGATATCTGAAAAGTCAAAAAACCCAATTTAAATATGAAGTGACActatattttaaacttattttgcAAATTAGAGATAATGGAAAAGTCAAATAAACCAAATTAAAGACAAAAGTGTCactaaatgaaaaagaaatcgAAAGACTTATTTGAGTTGGGGGTGACTCTGTATTACTTCCTccatttcaaataaatttattcactgcgtttttctttttacattatcattttaaaaaaatattattcaatttttaaaaagttacaCCGCATAATCAAACTATATGCAATCTTCAATAGCAATTATTAATAAGAGtaaaataagaataatcattttttaaaaaaaattgtaaatttaaaataagtatttgTAGAAATCATTAtagataatttgaattaatggaaTAATTGGAAATCCACATTAAGTTAAGAGTAAATTTTAggaataataaacataaaaataatattaatatttcataacTATAGTTTTGCTATTTGCACTCGGTTTGCTATGGAGCTTCTGATTGTGTAAAATCGTAGACATACGATTTgtataattcataattatttgtataaatcaCAGTCGTTTGTAAAAATCGAGCGTATATGTGTTTGACAATTgtgttttatatatgtatatgttcgTTGTGTTAGGCTAGAGTGATGAGCGAAATtagaagagaggagagaggcgagcgcgAGAGGGCAGATGGTGGAGAGAGGTgaatattgtatatgtatatcagcTAGATAATTACTTATATGTAACTACTATGCATATGCATCAATGATTGTATTTATATAtctgcataaaatttgaattcgtATGCAACTCAATCGAGTTAAAAACATTTCTATTTGTATGTCAAATCTCTCTTGCGTTTTCAAAAGttatacattttttatataatttgtgtttgatataaagtgtgagagagagagatttgcatattatttgtatatacaatctctctcgctttatacaaacataaatacaatttatatatttgtatttgtataaagtgagagagacgATGGAGAGTGACAAACGAGATTCAGGAAGAATGGCGAACGAGATATGCCGCAAATTAGAATTAAATGAAACTGTcattttaacatttattttgaattaatagttaCTATAATGCACAATTTTCTCCTAAATCAACGAGATAATGTAGTGTAGAGTTCAAATCTAATGTTCCCTCCTTTACTTACTCCCTCTCCAACTCATTCGTAAGTTAATTATTACTCAACTATATTTTACTGAAATAACATTATAAGATTGATTTTGATAACACATTCAACTTTACTCAAATATACATAaaagtcaatatatatatatatatatattgaacttTGCTATATATCTCAATTAGTCACTAAACAATTCTCTTGTAACCAAACGTCATTCAACATTGCTAATCTTTTTATTCCTCCTAATGACTTCctatgatatttaaataaataaaattgagtatatataaaaaataatttaatgatttataattttatacaatataGTATATACAGTTTACGCGTACGGCTGTCTACTTGTCTCCGGCTACTACCCCATAAAAGTCAAACTCCAATTTTAAGGACATTATGGTAAATTCATTATCCACTTCGATCTTATAATCCCAACTGtttcaaaacttatttttgtAGAAGTTTTTCCGTCTCTTTCTGAAGAGTAAAAACAGTTATTCCATTTCTAATTTCAAGTAAGTGTtgttctttcttgtttttcactaaaaattattactttattgAATGCTTTTTCAAGCAAAGAAATTTTTGAGCCGTAAGTTTCCAAGAATTTTCTTTCTCATCATATTATGTCCGATCTGTCAGTTACTTTCTCTCAAAGCCACTGCTTTTGTCCCTTTGTAAGAGGTACTACAACATTTCCTCAACTCATTGTATTCCTTTTTGTCACTTCTTGATTTTGGGATTTATGGTTGTTGCCTTCCTTGCAATTACTAAAGTTgcaatcttttctttttttttcatgtggGTACTGTATTAATGACATGATCTGTTTTGATTCTTCTTTATGTGACCGTTATTCttgttgtatatgtataaagtTGTTTGCTTTGCATGGTTTTAGTTTCCATATTGCTGTATACAAGTTTGTGGGGTTGTTGATTTTGTTCCTTGATACTTTAATGCTGCTTGGATGGCGTCCCTGTTTTGCTTTTAATTTACTCGTGGTTCACAATTTGTTAGGTCTGTCATAAAAGCTGTCAATTAAAACTCAGTAGAGTTGTAGTTGGAGACACCCCACAAAGTTAGGGTAATGTCTGTGTACCTCATACCCTCCTTCTCCGGACcggggtatgttgttgttatggTAGTGTTTCTAGTTGggacttgttttttttttttacctattattatgtgaattttcTGTTATTTGGTCTTCATGTTTGCTCTGTGTGTTATTTGGTTAGGACAAAGTCTAATGATACCGTTTCTAGCTTCAGTGATGTTAATTTAGCTTTCTTCTCTATTATTTTGCTTAAATTTTATGCTTTTAGTTTTGCACACTAAAAATACTACTCCCTCTGTCCAATTTTAAATGGAGCAATTggaattttgagattcaaactTATAAGATTTcagtgtgatttttttttaatgacaatTTCAGTGTGAATTCAAATATAGAAGTTTTAAGTTTTCtgaaaatgaaatttgtatATCTGAAAGCTACTCACAAGTACtaaaataaatcacaataattaacaatttaaaatatttaattggcATATAAAGAAATTCCGGTTAAAGAAAAGCTTGTTTGACTCTCGAAATTCCAATTgtgccacataaattgggatGGAGGGAGTATATTAGTACTTCTAAGCTCAAACTGTTAATTCTTGTATCTCTTTTCAGGGAATGAGATTATTGAGGATAATTTCTGTGGAATTTAAGTTAAGACTGAGGATTTGATTTGCGATGGAAGAAAAACCATTCCCTGCCTGGTCCTGGTCTGTTGATCAGTGTCTGAAAGAGTACCAAGTAAAATTAGAGAAGGGTCTAAGCACTAATGAAGCAGACAAGAGGCGAGAAAGATATGGTTTGAATGAACTTGAGAAAGAAAAGGGGAAGCCGTTGTGGAGGCTTGTTTTGGAGCAGTTTGATGATACGCTTGTCAAAATCCTCCTTGGTGCAGCTTTCATCTCATTTGTTCTAGCTTATGTGAATCAGGATGAGACTGGAGAGTCAGGGTTCGAGGCCTATGTAGAACCCTTAGTAATCCTCTGGATCTTAGTACTCAATGCAATCGTCGGAGTTTGGCAAGAAAGCAATGCTGAGAAAGCACTGGAAGCATTAAAAGAGATGCAAGGTGAGTCTGCAAAGGTACTCAGAGATGGATATTTAGTACCAGATTTTCCAGCAAAGGAGCTTGTTCCTGGGGATATTGTGGAACTGCGAGTTGGTGACAAAGTGCCAGCTGATATGAGAGTTGCCACTTTAAAGTCCTCAACCCTAAGGGTTGAACAAAGTTCTTTGACAGGGGAGTCAATGCCAGTTACTAAAAGCACCGATTTCCTTGCTACGGATGATTGTGAATTGCAGGCCAAAGAGAACATGGTTTTTGCTGGGACAACAGTTGTGAATGGTAGCTGCATCTGCATTGTTGTGAACACGGGGATGTGCACAGAAATTGGTAAGATTCAAAGACAAATCCATGATGCGTCAATGGAAGAAAGTGACACCCCTTTGAAGAAGAAGCTTGATGAATTTGGTAATAGGCTTACATTTGCCATTGGCGTTGTTTGCTTAGTTGTGTGGGCAATCAActacaaatattttctttcctGGGAGGTTGTGGATGATTGGCCTTCTGATTTCCGTTTCTCATTTGAGAAATGCGCATATTATTTCAAGATAGCTGTTGCTCTTGCGGTGGCTGCAATTCCTGAAGGTCTCCCTTCTGTAATCACTACTTGCTTAGCTCTTGGTACTAGGAAAATGGCACAAAAGAACGCGATAGTGAGGAAACTACAAAGCGTGGAAACCTTAGGATGCACAACTGTGATATGTTCAGATAAAACAGGAACCTTGACTACCAATCAGATGTCTGTGTCAGAATTCTTCACATTGGGAGGGAAAACTACAGCCTGTCGAGTTTTTGGCGTTGAAGGGACAACTTATGATCCTAAGGATGGGGGAATAATGAACTGGAATTGTTGCAAATTGGATGCTAACTTGCTACTCATGGCTGAAATATGTGCAATCTGCAATGATGCTGGGGTCTTCTGTGATGGTCGTCTGTTCAAAGCAACTGGACTGCCTACTGAGGCAGCTCTTAAAGTTTTGGTGGAAAAGATGGGAGTACCAGATAGCAAAGCAAGGAGCAAGATCCGCGACGCTCAGATTGTATCGAGCTATTTGATTGATCGCAACACAGTTAAATTAGGTGAGCATAGCTTTACTTCACTCATCTATCTATGTGCTACTATTTTCAAAAACCAATGtattgagatttttttaaatataggaTGCTGTGATTGGTGGATGAAAAGATCAAAAAGGGTTGCAACATTGGAATTTGATCGTGTTCGGAAATCCATGGGTGTTATTGTGCGGGAGCCAAATGGGAGCAATCGACTTCTTGTCAAGGTTGTTTCATGTCCTTTATGGTACATCAATTAATAGTGATGGAGTCAAGTGTAATTGCatatttctatttgtataacCAGTTTCTGAACTACATTAAACACTAGAGATAATTGGTctctgaaatattttttttctttgtctgTCGGCCTTGATATACTCAGTTTTCTggaaaaattgttattttgagTCTTATTCGAGTAATTTTGTTGGCGTTCTGTAAGCTGTGTACACCTAGGAAATTTCAATTGGCTAGCAACTGAGTCTGTATTATCTTCATCTATAAGAGTAGGTTCAATGTGGTCCCTTTCCAAGATGCTGTGGCAGTTTAACTGCTTTTTAACATTCTCCTGTTCCCAAAAGTGGAAATATGGGCATCAACAGTTCGTCAACGGTCTTCAGTCtccaaacatgaaaaatagaCATCAACAGTTTGTAGTATTATCTTTTCTGCAAAAAATGCTTCTGTGTAGTTAGTTCCACAACAAAGTCATTTAGCTCTAGGAAATGCTTACGTTTTCTCTGATGATGTTGAACTTACCACTTGTTCAGAAGTTGAGCTTGGTAATCTGTTGACGTCTGATTACAACTTGTTTTGTCTAGGGTGCTTTTGAGAGTTTGCTAGAACGTAGTACATATGTTCAACTTGCCGATGGATCAACTGTTCCGCTTGACGAGTCTTGTAGACAACTATTGTTGTTGAAGCAATTGGAGATGAGCTCAAAGGGTCTGCGGTGCTTGGGCTTGGCATATAAAGATGACTTAGGTGAGCTTTCTGGATACTATGCTGCGACTCATCCTGCCCACAAGAAGCTGCTTGATCCATCCTGCTACTCCTCCATAGAAAGTGATCTAGTTTTTGTGGGAGTTGTTGGTCTAAGGGTAAGTAGGTTTAAGTTTCCAAGAATAATGAATGACTATCTAGAAAACATTCATTTTTCCTTACCGTTTGACTAAATGACTGAAATGCAGGACCCCCCTCGTGAGGAAGTTCACAGGGCAGTAAATGACTGCAGAAGAGCTGGGATCAAAATTATGGTTATAACTGGAGACAATAAATCCACAGCCGAGGCCGTTTGCAGGGAAATTCAGTTGTTTTCTAATGGTGAGAATCTTAGGGGAATTAGTTTTACTGGCAAAGAATTCATGGCATTATCCTCTCAGCAACAAATTGAGATATTGTCACAAGATGGAGGCAAGGTCTTTTCTCGTGCTGAACCCAGGCACAAACAAGAAATTGTAAGGATGCTGAAGGAGATGGGTGAAATAGTTGCAATGACTGGAGATGGTGTCAATGATGCACCTGCACTAAAACTTGCTGACATTGGAATAGCCATGGGTATTACAGGAACTGAGGTAAAGATAAACTTTTCCTGTTTGGTCATTACAACACATTTTCTGAATTGTTATATAAGTGCTCTCACTCCAATTATTTAACCATGTACTACCTAAAAATACACTCTTGAAATAGGAGAGTAGTGAGGTCTTCTGAGGGAATGGTCGACAGCTGTGGCACTAAGTTTATTATCTAAATCTCTAGAAGTACCCATGAGTGTGCACATTGCATGCGATTTTTTCCTGAATATGTTTAACTTATtgatcaaaattaattaattagct comes from Solanum pennellii chromosome 1, SPENNV200 and encodes:
- the LOC107003975 gene encoding calcium-transporting ATPase, endoplasmic reticulum-type encodes the protein MEEKPFPAWSWSVDQCLKEYQVKLEKGLSTNEADKRRERYGLNELEKEKGKPLWRLVLEQFDDTLVKILLGAAFISFVLAYVNQDETGESGFEAYVEPLVILWILVLNAIVGVWQESNAEKALEALKEMQGESAKVLRDGYLVPDFPAKELVPGDIVELRVGDKVPADMRVATLKSSTLRVEQSSLTGESMPVTKSTDFLATDDCELQAKENMVFAGTTVVNGSCICIVVNTGMCTEIGKIQRQIHDASMEESDTPLKKKLDEFGNRLTFAIGVVCLVVWAINYKYFLSWEVVDDWPSDFRFSFEKCAYYFKIAVALAVAAIPEGLPSVITTCLALGTRKMAQKNAIVRKLQSVETLGCTTVICSDKTGTLTTNQMSVSEFFTLGGKTTACRVFGVEGTTYDPKDGGIMNWNCCKLDANLLLMAEICAICNDAGVFCDGRLFKATGLPTEAALKVLVEKMGVPDSKARSKIRDAQIVSSYLIDRNTVKLGCCDWWMKRSKRVATLEFDRVRKSMGVIVREPNGSNRLLVKGAFESLLERSTYVQLADGSTVPLDESCRQLLLLKQLEMSSKGLRCLGLAYKDDLGELSGYYAATHPAHKKLLDPSCYSSIESDLVFVGVVGLRDPPREEVHRAVNDCRRAGIKIMVITGDNKSTAEAVCREIQLFSNGENLRGISFTGKEFMALSSQQQIEILSQDGGKVFSRAEPRHKQEIVRMLKEMGEIVAMTGDGVNDAPALKLADIGIAMGITGTEVAKEASDMVLADDNFSTIVSAVAEGRSIYNNMKAFIRYMISSNVGEVISIFLTAVLGIPECLIPVQLLWVNLVTDGPPATALGFNPADVDIMQKPPRKSTDALINSWVFFRYMVIGSYVGIATVGIFIVWYTQASFLGINIVSDGHTLVELSQLRNWGECSTWTNFTVSPFKAGNRLITFSDPCEYFTVGKVKAMTLSLSVLVAIEMFNSLNALSEDNSLIKMPPWRNPWLLVAMSLSFALHSVILYVPFLADIFGIVPLSLYEWLLVILLSAPVILIDEVLKFVGRRRRRTKLKAA